TCGCCAACATGCTCCTCGTCCCGACGGGCAGCCACGGCCAGTTGGGCACGTGGTCGGCTGGCGACTTTGTGCCGATGCTGGAGTACATCAATCCGGCGGGACAGGCGGTCTCCCCGCTGTTTGACACGATGTTGTTCTCGCCGTATTCCAACGTCCCGAACACGGTGGCGGGTTGGACAGGCTATATTGATGATTTGTTTCAAGCGGGGCAAGAGCTAGACGCGTTGAACCAAGCGGTCGGCCTGACCAATCAGTCGCTGAATCGGCCGGGATATAAGGAAAAAGTGGTCTTGTCGATTCCCTACTTCCCGTACGGCGTCGCGGATTTTGGCAACGTCGATGGGCAGGAGTTGAGTTTTTACGGGACTTCGACGGATGAAGACGCGGTGGCGGCGCGGACTACGGCCATGAAGTGGTATGTTTCGACGCTGCTTGGCAAGTGGCAGGCAGCGAATTATCAGAACTTGCAACTGGTGGGGCTATATTGGGATCACGAGCAGTTGAACCCGGGCCTCCCTGGCGACGAGGCGATGTTCCAGGCAGCATCCAACGTGGCGCACAGCAACGGGCTGCCGATCTTCTGGATTCCGTTTTACGGCGCCAATGGCACCGCGGATTGGCAAACCCTCGGTATGGACGCAGCGTGGTTGCAACCGAACTACATTGAGGAAGGCGCCGACGCGGATGTGACGCGTATTCGCAATGCCGAGCAAATTGCGACGCGCCATGGCATGGGCGGTGAAATCGAGTTGACCGCGCTCGACAGTCTCACGCAGTCGCTCTATGAGACGCAGCTGAACTTCCTGCGCTCGGATGGCTTCGGATCCAATCGGGTGTCGCATGCGTACTATGACGGATCGAAATTATTGCTCGACGCAGAGGAGTCTAGCAATCCAGCAGAGCGTCAAATATACGATGATACAGCGGCGTTCATGCTCGACTGACTAACAGCGCGTAGCTGATTGCGGCGGGTACGACGGTAACAGCTTCCAGATAATCGGGTGACGTACCCGCGTGATTATCTAGATTTCGGTAGCATACGCGCGGCCATCTCGCCTGTGATGTATCGCGGCTATAGATGTGCGTAGACATGAATGCGGCACGGTTCCTCCACGGGGGAACTGTGCCGCGTTTGTTTTATGGACGCGTGTGACGAACGTGCGCGTATCTGTGTGGTGTGGTCTGTTTGTGCGGTGAGTGTATCGTGGAAAGTGATCGTCAAAGCGCAGATGACCGTCTACACGCCACTTCATATTCAGTTCATAATGGATTGATATTCATCCATAGAGGAGGGGGTACCTTTGGTACGCATTCTAGTGGTGGATGATGATCCCTACATTCGGGACTTAATTGGTTTGTATATTCGGCGAGAAGGGTTTGAACTGGTAGAGGCCGCAGATGGCCTTGAGGCGCTCAGTTGCTTGGAGAAACTTCAAGTGGATTTAGTGGTGCTGGATATCATGATGCCGAACATGGATGGATGGGAATTCTGTGAGAATGTAAAATCGGTATACGACATCCCGATTATCATGGTTACGGCCAAAGGGGAGCCTCAGCAGCGAATCAAGGGTTTCGAATTGGGGTCTGACGATTATTTGGTCAAGCCATTTGAACCGCGAGAGTTGATCTTTCGGATAAAAGCGTTGCTGCGGCGGTATCAAATCAATAGCTCACATGTGATTCAAATTGACGATGTGACGATTGACAGGCGGACTTACCAGGTGCACATGGGACAACAATCTGTCGTCTTACCCCCCAAGGAGTTTGACGTGTTGTTCAAATTGGCCAGCTATCCTGGGCAAATTTTTACGCGTGGTCAGTTAATTGAGGAAATTTGGGGTGTGGATTATCAAGGTGACGAGCGCACCGTCGATGTGCACGTGAAACGACTACGCAACCGCATGGCCGAGTTAGGCGTCACATTTAAAATTGCCACGATTCGTGGTTTGGGGTATCGCCTTGAGGTGGTGTGATGTTGAAGACGCTCTATTTGCGAACGGTATTTACCTTTCTTGCTATCGTCCTCATCTCTATTAGTGTGGCGTTTTTTGTGACGTCTCATCTATATACCAAGCAATCGCAGTCGCAAATGCGAACAGATATCATCAAAACTGCCAACCAGGCAATTGTGGAGTACAAGCACCACTCCTTGCACGATTTTGCGAATTACGCTCACGTGGTGGCCAGTATGCAGGGGTACGACATCGAGGTCTACAATGGCGCTTCGAGCATCATGAACGGTCGAGCGTATGGGGTCAATCCGAATTTGGAAACCCCGGTGCCGTTGGTGCAACAAGTACTTGCGGGGAACACGGTCGAATTGTTTGATGGTGCATATCACACGCCGATGCCACATCATACCTTTGTGGGCGTTGGGATACCGTTTTCAATTGGTCAGACGCAATATGCCATGTTCGTGTCGCCGAGACTTCCGCCGCCACCGCCGAGAGCCGGATTCCCACGGTTTCTCGTCACTGTGTTGTTGATTGTTTTGGTGGTGGGAAGTTTATTGATATTGGTTGCGTCCCGGTATTTGATACGACCGATTCAAATGATTACAGCTGCGACTCGGCGGGTGGCCAAAGGAGATTTTGATGTGGCTATCCGATTTAACCGAAGCGATGAGATTGGGGTCCTGGCTGAGAGCTTTACCGCGATGACGCAGGAACTCAAGCAAATGGAAACGATGCGGCAAGATTTTGTGTCCAACGTATCGCACGAAATTCAGTCACCATTGACGTCCATACGTGGGTTTTCCAAGGCCTTGCGCGAAGGAATTATTCCAGAGCATGAGCGGGATAGGTACTTGGAGGCCATTGAAGTGGAAAGTGAACGCATTTCGCGGATGAGCGAGAATCTGCTGAAATTGGCGTCGTTGGAGTCTGATCACCACCCTATCAAGATGAAATCGTATCGCTTGGATGAGCAAATCCGGCGCACGATTCTCATCACGGAACCTCAGTGGTCGGAAAAGGACCTCCATATTGAATTGGAACTGCCGAAAACGGTGCTCACGGCTGATCAAGACTTGTTGGAACAAGTTTGGATGAACTTATTGGTCAACAGCATTCGGTATACACCGTTTGGTGGACGTCTGATGGTGCGCATTACGTCCGATGAGACGAATGTGAAGGTGCAAGTCGAGGACACTGGCATTGGCATCCCAAAGTCGGAGCAACAGAAGGTGTTCCAACGATTTTACAAGGTGGACAAGGCGCGCAGTCGCGCTGAAGGCGGCAGTGGGCTAGGGCTGTCGATTGTGAAGCGCATAGTGGACTTGCATCAAGGGCATATTCAGCTAGAAAGTGACGTCGGTCGTGGGACGACGTTCACCGTCATCTTGCCAACGAAACAGAATGCGTAGGGCGCTGCGGAGCAGCGTCCTTTTTTTGTGTCGCGAGTTCATATTCAGTTCATATAGCTTCCATATGCTCCTGTCAGCAAGCTGATGGAGGGGTGAACATGATACCGGCCACGCGTACGTTTGGGGAGACCGTCCGTTTTGGACTGGTTGGCACACTGAATACCGCAGTGGATTTTGCAATTTTTATTCTCCTCACGCATGTCGGCCATTGGGATATCATCGCTGCGCAGACGGTATCCTACGCGGTTGGGTTGATGAACAGCTACGTTTGGAATCGCATCGTGACATTTAAGGAACAAGGCAGCATCGGTTGGAAGCAGGTCGGTCGATTCGTCGCGATAAATGTCAGCTCGTATCTTGTCTCGGTGTTCGTCCTATTCGTGATGCGGCGATTCGCGTGCCCTGACGTGGTCAGTAAATTGTTCGCGACGCTCGTTACGTTTGCCATCAATTTTATCGGCAGCAAACGTTGGGTGTTTTCACGCACAGCGATAAATGAGAGAAGCAGTTCGTCTGCGTTTCGTAGAAAGGAAATGGTTGAGATGGATGCATCGTATATACCAGAGACAGGTCGCCAACGTTTGCCCAAGCTCCTGAGTGGCAGGCAGGAGGATGCCCCGTGGGTTAGGCCCGCACTTGTGGCTCTGTTGGTATTGACGGCCGTTGCGTACATATGGGGACTGAGCGCTTCTGGTTGGTCTAACTCATTTTATAGCGCGGCTGTACAGGCGGCGACGAAGAGTTGGAAGGCGTTCTTTTTTGGATCCTTCGACGCGTCAAATTTCATCACCGTGGACAAGCCTCCGTTTTCCTTGTGGGTGATGGATCTCTCGGCGCGTATCTTCGGCCTCAATTCATGGAGCATCCTGGTTCCGGAAGCGCTGGAAGGCGTGGCTTGCGTGTGGGTTTTGTATCTCACGGTTCGCCGCTGGTTCAGCCCTGGCGCCGCGCTGATCGCTGGTGCCGTACTCGCGACAACGCCCGTTGCGGCGCTGATGTTCCGGTTTAACAACCCAGATGCGCTCCTTGTGCTCTTACTCACGGCGAGCGCCTATGCGATGACGCGTGCACTGGAAGCGGGTAAAACCAAGTGGCTCATTCTGGCCTCGTGTTTGATTGGTTTGGGATTTTTGACGAAAATGCTCGCGGCGTTCTTGGTCATTCCGGGCTTTGTGGTGGTTTATCTGCTG
Above is a genomic segment from Alicyclobacillus acidoterrestris containing:
- a CDS encoding response regulator transcription factor, producing the protein MVRILVVDDDPYIRDLIGLYIRREGFELVEAADGLEALSCLEKLQVDLVVLDIMMPNMDGWEFCENVKSVYDIPIIMVTAKGEPQQRIKGFELGSDDYLVKPFEPRELIFRIKALLRRYQINSSHVIQIDDVTIDRRTYQVHMGQQSVVLPPKEFDVLFKLASYPGQIFTRGQLIEEIWGVDYQGDERTVDVHVKRLRNRMAELGVTFKIATIRGLGYRLEVV
- a CDS encoding DUF4855 domain-containing protein, whose amino-acid sequence is MKRRYIAWLATTLMLGCVGSVFSAPHAYADTIETETPAEDLTSLATISTSITGLADSTFQRDEQKYQQYPLTDPVHWTGYCHQGGRQVTVQFANPVDVQHVQITLEQDAGAGIYYPSDVQFQAYENGQWIALTTVNSSIPESDTNKTTQVFQFDSSAGVETTEIRIAFPVELFVFARGLDITGSTTETGETPTYPVVAPSTASPSTVMSPDSINDHGIANMLLVPTGSHGQLGTWSAGDFVPMLEYINPAGQAVSPLFDTMLFSPYSNVPNTVAGWTGYIDDLFQAGQELDALNQAVGLTNQSLNRPGYKEKVVLSIPYFPYGVADFGNVDGQELSFYGTSTDEDAVAARTTAMKWYVSTLLGKWQAANYQNLQLVGLYWDHEQLNPGLPGDEAMFQAASNVAHSNGLPIFWIPFYGANGTADWQTLGMDAAWLQPNYIEEGADADVTRIRNAEQIATRHGMGGEIELTALDSLTQSLYETQLNFLRSDGFGSNRVSHAYYDGSKLLLDAEESSNPAERQIYDDTAAFMLD
- a CDS encoding sensor histidine kinase, encoding MKTLYLRTVFTFLAIVLISISVAFFVTSHLYTKQSQSQMRTDIIKTANQAIVEYKHHSLHDFANYAHVVASMQGYDIEVYNGASSIMNGRAYGVNPNLETPVPLVQQVLAGNTVELFDGAYHTPMPHHTFVGVGIPFSIGQTQYAMFVSPRLPPPPPRAGFPRFLVTVLLIVLVVGSLLILVASRYLIRPIQMITAATRRVAKGDFDVAIRFNRSDEIGVLAESFTAMTQELKQMETMRQDFVSNVSHEIQSPLTSIRGFSKALREGIIPEHERDRYLEAIEVESERISRMSENLLKLASLESDHHPIKMKSYRLDEQIRRTILITEPQWSEKDLHIELELPKTVLTADQDLLEQVWMNLLVNSIRYTPFGGRLMVRITSDETNVKVQVEDTGIGIPKSEQQKVFQRFYKVDKARSRAEGGSGLGLSIVKRIVDLHQGHIQLESDVGRGTTFTVILPTKQNA